A DNA window from Pogona vitticeps strain Pit_001003342236 chromosome 2, PviZW2.1, whole genome shotgun sequence contains the following coding sequences:
- the LOC110084635 gene encoding solute carrier family 25 member 36-A, with translation MPRRSTALHLVAGGFGGTAGAILTCPLEVVKTRLQSSSWALKPFCLPAVQLQGLNGTLVRPELPSIGVLRLLRTMLEKEGVRSLFRGLGPNLIGVAPSRAIYFAAYSGAKEKFNTIFAPESKKVHMLSAACAGVTSSTLTSPIWVVKTRMQLESRAKGEKHTSGLQCAMRIYYTEGLRGFYRGITASYAGVSETIIHFVIYEALKQRLREHQQFLAPALPFSPSSQDFCGLMAAAALSKTCASCLAYPHEVIRTRLREEGCRYRSFLQTFQLVVREEGPSALYRGLLPHLIRQIPNAAIVMVTYELIIHLATKM, from the exons ATTTGGCGGCACAGCCGGGGCCATCCTGACCTGCCCGTTGGAAGTGGTGAAGACCCGCCTGCAGTCTTCCTCCTGGGCCCTGAAGCCCTTTTGTTTGCCTGCAGTCCAGCTGCAGGGGCTGAACGGGACATTGGTCCGCCCTGAGCTGCCTTCGATAGGAGTCCTTCGGCTGTTAAG AACCATGCTGGAGAAGGAAGGCGTCCGTTCCCTCTTCCGTGGCCTCGGACCTAATCTGATTGGGGTTGCCCCTTCAAG GGCTATATATTTTGCTGCTTATTCAGGAGCCAAGGAGAAATTCAACACCATATTTGCGCCAGAGTCCAAGAAAGTTCATATGCTTTCAGCAGCCTGtgcag GGGTGACGTCTTCCACCTTGACCAGTCCCATCTGGGTGGTAAAGACCAGAATGCAGCTGGAATCCAG agCCAAGGGCGAGAAACACACTAGCGGCCTTCAATGTGCTATGCGCATTTATTACACTGAGGGCCTGCGAGGCTTTTACCGTGGGATTACAGCCTCCTACGCGGGTGTCTCCGAAACCATAATCCATTTTGTTATCTACGAGGCACTGAAGCAGCGGCTCCGAGAGCATCAGCAATTCCTGGCTCCAGCCCTTCCCTTTTCACCCAGCAGCCAGGACTTCTGTGGGCTGATGGCAGCAGCTGCCCTCTCCAAAACGTGCGCCTCCTGCCTTGCCTACCCACATG AGGTCATCCGGACGAGGCTGCGAGAGGAAGGCTGCCGTTACCGCTCTTTTCTCCAAACGTTCCAACTTGTGGTCAGAGAAGAGGGTCCCTCGGCTCTTTACCGTGGGCTGTTGCCCCATCTGATTCGCCAGATTCCCAACGCGGCCATTGTCATGGTTACCTATGAGCTGATCATTCACTTGGCAACAAAAATGTGA